The Desulfovibrio sp. genome includes a region encoding these proteins:
- a CDS encoding SMR family transporter produces the protein MTPAAMAYVQLGAAILVEVGATACLKHSEGMSRLLPTLASLLGYGISFYLLSKVLNVVPMGISYGIWSGIGIVLVSLLGLLVFGQKLDLAACFGLGLIVLGVLVIHFFSGSMPH, from the coding sequence ATGACTCCTGCCGCAATGGCATATGTTCAGCTTGGAGCGGCCATTCTGGTCGAGGTGGGGGCCACGGCCTGCCTCAAGCATTCAGAGGGCATGAGCCGCCTTTTGCCCACCCTTGCTTCGCTGCTCGGCTACGGCATTTCATTCTACCTGCTTTCCAAGGTGCTCAATGTGGTGCCCATGGGCATATCATACGGCATCTGGAGCGGCATCGGCATTGTGCTGGTTTCGCTTCTGGGACTGCTGGTTTTTGGGCAGAAGCTTGACCTTGCCGCCTGCTTCGGCCTCGGGCTGATTGTGCTTGGCGTGCTTGTCATACATTTTTTTTCAGGCTCCATGCCGCATTAA